The DNA segment CTTTAGCTACTGCAGACGCCTTTACTACAGAACCGTCTTTCGCTATATTTCCGTACAAAATAGCCAAGCCACCTGTATTGCTGTAGGGATTTTCTACTGAGTGTATTACATCATGATTCTTTATCCGGGCATCTTTGAAGTTTTCACCGATTGTATCGCATGTGACTGTAATGCAATCTGTATTTAAGACTCCTATCTTTGACAGTTCTTTTAATACTGCCTGTATGCCGCCTGCATGGTAAAGATCTTCTATATGATACTTTCCTGCAGGACTTAATTTGCACAGGTTTGGAACCTTCTCATTGATTTCATTTATTTTTTCAAGAGGTATATCGACTCCTGCCTCATGGGCAATAGCCTTTAAGTGGAGAACTGTATTTGTAGAGCCTCCTAAAGCCATGTCTAAGCAAAAAGCATTTATAAAGGCATCTTTTGTCAAAATATCCCTTGCCTTAATGTCCTTTTCTACAAGCTCCACTATCTTCATACCTGCTTTTTTAGCAAGCCTTATCCTCTCTGAGTAAACGGCCGGTATCGTGCCATTGCCAGGAAGTCCTATGCCAAGCCCTTCTGTAAGGCAATTCATCGTGTTTGCCGTAAACATTCCTGAGCATGACCCGCAGGTAGGGCAGGCTGACATCTCCATCGCCTTTAGCTCGTCTTCACTTATCTTACCTGCCTTCAATGCACCTACCGCCTCAAACATGGAACTTAAATCACATGCTTCTCCTTCGTAACTTCCAGCCAGCATCGGACCTCCGCTTATTACGATAGCCGGAATGTTTAGCCTTGCGGCTGCCATAAGCATACCTGGAACTATCTTGTCACAATTTGGTATAAGCACAAGTCCGTCAATGCCATGCGCCATAGCCATCGTCTCAACGCTGTCGGCTATCAATTCCCTTGAAGCAAGGGAATATTTCATCCCTTTGTGATTCATGGCTATTCCATCGCAGACACCTATTGTGGAAAATTCTAAAGGAGTGCCACCAGCAAGCCTTACGCCAGCTTTTACTGCCTCTGCAATCTTGTCAAGATTTATGTGTCCAGGAATTATGTCGTTTTTTGAATTAGCTATACCTATTAAAGGCCTATTTATCTCTTCATCAGTAAGCCCTAAAGCGTACAAAAGTGACCTGTGGGGCGCTTTTTCAACTCCTTTTTTCACGCTATCGCTTATCATAAAATCACCTCTTTAAATACTTTACAACCATGTCGCCCATCTCTTCGGTGTTTAAAATAGTGCCTTTTCCTAAATCAGGAGTCCTGTAACCATCCTCCAATAGGTCATTTACCGCCTTTCTTATATCATTTGCCGCATCAACCATGTCAAAGGAATACTCCAACATCATTGCGACAGATAGAATTGTAGCCAAAGGATTAGCTTTCTTCGTGCCAGCAATATCAGGAGCTGAACCGTGTACAGGTTCGTAAAGCCCAACTTTGTCACCTCTCAAACTGGCCGATGGCAGCATTCCTATTGATCCCGTAAGCTGTGATGCCTCATCAGACAATATGTCTCCAAACATATTTGACGTAAGTATCACATCAAACTGAGACGGATCTTTTATAAGCTGCATGGAGCAATTGTCAACATACTGATGGTTTAATTCTACATCTGGGTATTCCTTGCTTACTTCGTTGACGACTTTTCTCCATAATCTTGATGAATCCAAAATATTGGCTTTATCAACCGATGTGACCTTTTTCTTCCGGTTTCTGGCCGCTTTAAACGCTATATGGGCGATCCTCTCTATTTCCATCGTCGTATACGATTCTGTATCATACGCCTTGTACCCGTAATCAATCTTTTCCGTTCCTCTATCGCCAAAATATATGCCGCCTGTCAATTCCCTCACAACAAGTACATCTAACCCATCCTTTAAAATCTCATCTTTTAGAGGAGATGCGCTTCTTAAAGAATTAAAAAGAGTGGCAGGCCTTAAATTAGCGTACACGCCGAGGCTTTTTCTCAAGGACAAAAGACCTGCCTCAGGCCTTTTATCCCCATCCAGATCGTCCCACTTAGGTCCGCCAACAGCCCCTAACAAAACTGCATCGCTTTTAAGGCACGCTTCTTCTGTTTCCTTAGGATACGGCTTTCCAAACTCATCAATGGCACAGCCGCCAAACAGATACTTATTAACCTCAAAGTCAATGCTGTATTTTTCTGAAACAGCATCTAATACCTTCAGTGCTTCCTCCATTACTTCTTTTCCTATTCCATCTCCTGGTAACACAGCTATCTTGTACATCTATACCACCTTTTCCTTCACGTAGTTTATAAGGCCGCCACACTCGATTATCTTCTTTATAAATTCAGGAAATGGCTGCGATTTAAACTCGATACCTTTTGTTATGTCTTTTATGACACCTGTCTCAAAATCAACTGAAACAATATCACCGTCTTCTATTGAAGACGCTGCATCAGGACATTCCAATATAGGCAATCCTATATTTATGGCATTTCTGTAAAATATCCTGGCAAACGACTTTGCGATGACACAAGATATGCCGGACTCCTTTATGGCTATAGGAGCGTGTTCTCTTGATGAACCGCAGCCAAAGTTGTCCCCTGCAACCATTATATCTCCTGGTTTGACTTTATCTTTAAAGCTTTTATCTAAATCCTCCATGCAATGGGCAGCAAGCTCTTTTGGATCAGATGTATTTAAAAACCTCGCAGGTATTATTACATCCGTATCTACATTATCCCCGTACTTTATTGCCTTTCCTTCCAATTACGCCACCTCCTCAGGACTTGCTATATATCCTTTTATCGCTGATGCCGCTGCTACAGCAGGACTTGCCAAGTATACTTCGCTTTCTGTGTGACCCATCCTGCCTACAAAGTTTCTATTTGTGGTGGATATTGCCCTTTCGCCTTTTGCAAGTATGCCCATGTGACCGCCTAAGCATGGACCGCATGTAGGCGTAGATACAGCAGCACCTGCTTTTATGAACTCTTCTATATAGCCTCTTCTTACACATTCCAGGTAAATGTCTTGTGTAGCTGGGAATATTATCAACCTTACGTCTGGATGAACCTTCTTGCCTTTCAAAATTTCATACGTCACTTCCATGTCTTGTAGACGGCCATTTGTACAAGAACCTATTACAACTTGATCTATCTTTATACTTCCAACATCATCTATTGACTTTGTGTTTTCAGGCAAGTGAGGAAATGCTACTTGCGGCTTTATCGCTGACAAGTCTATGTCGTAGGTCTTTACATATTCTGCATCATCGTCAGCTTTAAACACTTTGTAATTTCTCTTTACTCTCCCCAAAACATATGCTTCGGTAATTTCATCGTAATCGAAAATACCGTTTTTAGCCCCTGCTTCTATAGCCATATTTGCAATTGTAAACCTGTCGTCAATCGACAAAGACGAGATGTCGCCGGTGAATTCCATCGACTTGTAAAGTGCGCCATCTACACCTATCATGCCGATGATGTACAATATGACGTCTTTACCGCTTACCCATTTATTAAGCTTTCCTTTAAGATTGAACTTTATGGCTTCAGGAACCTTAAACCAAGCCTTGCCTGTAGCCATGGCACAAGCCATATCAGTGCTTCCTATGCCTGTAGAGAAACACGTTATCGCACCATACGTGCATGTATGGGAATCTGCACCTATCACCACATCTCCAGGCAATACTAAGCCTTTCTCCGGCAAAAGGGCGTGTTCTATCCCCATTTGCCCTACCTCAAAGAAGTTTACAATGCCATACTCTTTTGCAAATTTCCTTACGATATTTACTTGTTCTGCAGACTTTATGTCTTTATTCGGGACAAAGTGGTCAGGCACCAATGCGATTTTCTCTTTGTCGAATACTTCCTTTACACCTATCTTTAAAAACTCCTTTATAGCAACAGGCGATGTTACATCATTGCCTAACACCATGTCTACGTCTATCTCTATAAGATCTCCAGGTTTAACTTCATATCCAGCTTTATTAGCTAAAATTTTCTGCGTAAGTGTTAACCCCAAAGCTCTCCCTCCTTAAAACTTTTACTGTTTAAGATGACATCTTCTACGATTTCTCTTATATCTTCATCATCTACAACTTTTTTATTGTCAGCTATGTCTTTAAATCTCTTAAAAGCAATATTTAT comes from the Thermoanaerobacterium aotearoense genome and includes:
- the ilvD gene encoding dihydroxy-acid dehydratase; this encodes MISDSVKKGVEKAPHRSLLYALGLTDEEINRPLIGIANSKNDIIPGHINLDKIAEAVKAGVRLAGGTPLEFSTIGVCDGIAMNHKGMKYSLASRELIADSVETMAMAHGIDGLVLIPNCDKIVPGMLMAAARLNIPAIVISGGPMLAGSYEGEACDLSSMFEAVGALKAGKISEDELKAMEMSACPTCGSCSGMFTANTMNCLTEGLGIGLPGNGTIPAVYSERIRLAKKAGMKIVELVEKDIKARDILTKDAFINAFCLDMALGGSTNTVLHLKAIAHEAGVDIPLEKINEINEKVPNLCKLSPAGKYHIEDLYHAGGIQAVLKELSKIGVLNTDCITVTCDTIGENFKDARIKNHDVIHSVENPYSNTGGLAILYGNIAKDGSVVKASAVAKEMLCHSGPARVFDSEDEAIKAIYDGKIQKGDVVVIRYEGPKGGPGMREMLSPTSALAGMGLDKDVALITDGRFSGATRGACIGHVSPEAMEGGEIALIKDGDIIEIDIPGRKLNLKISHEEMEERRKNFRKPEPHIKTGYMARYARLVTSANTGAVLKDD
- the leuB gene encoding 3-isopropylmalate dehydrogenase gives rise to the protein MYKIAVLPGDGIGKEVMEEALKVLDAVSEKYSIDFEVNKYLFGGCAIDEFGKPYPKETEEACLKSDAVLLGAVGGPKWDDLDGDKRPEAGLLSLRKSLGVYANLRPATLFNSLRSASPLKDEILKDGLDVLVVRELTGGIYFGDRGTEKIDYGYKAYDTESYTTMEIERIAHIAFKAARNRKKKVTSVDKANILDSSRLWRKVVNEVSKEYPDVELNHQYVDNCSMQLIKDPSQFDVILTSNMFGDILSDEASQLTGSIGMLPSASLRGDKVGLYEPVHGSAPDIAGTKKANPLATILSVAMMLEYSFDMVDAANDIRKAVNDLLEDGYRTPDLGKGTILNTEEMGDMVVKYLKR
- the leuD gene encoding 3-isopropylmalate dehydratase small subunit, whose translation is MEGKAIKYGDNVDTDVIIPARFLNTSDPKELAAHCMEDLDKSFKDKVKPGDIMVAGDNFGCGSSREHAPIAIKESGISCVIAKSFARIFYRNAINIGLPILECPDAASSIEDGDIVSVDFETGVIKDITKGIEFKSQPFPEFIKKIIECGGLINYVKEKVV
- the leuC gene encoding 3-isopropylmalate dehydratase large subunit, encoding MGLTLTQKILANKAGYEVKPGDLIEIDVDMVLGNDVTSPVAIKEFLKIGVKEVFDKEKIALVPDHFVPNKDIKSAEQVNIVRKFAKEYGIVNFFEVGQMGIEHALLPEKGLVLPGDVVIGADSHTCTYGAITCFSTGIGSTDMACAMATGKAWFKVPEAIKFNLKGKLNKWVSGKDVILYIIGMIGVDGALYKSMEFTGDISSLSIDDRFTIANMAIEAGAKNGIFDYDEITEAYVLGRVKRNYKVFKADDDAEYVKTYDIDLSAIKPQVAFPHLPENTKSIDDVGSIKIDQVVIGSCTNGRLQDMEVTYEILKGKKVHPDVRLIIFPATQDIYLECVRRGYIEEFIKAGAAVSTPTCGPCLGGHMGILAKGERAISTTNRNFVGRMGHTESEVYLASPAVAAASAIKGYIASPEEVA